The nucleotide window TTCGATCGACTTCCACGCGCGATCGCGATCGAACCCTCGTATGCTCGCCAGACTCTGCAGGCGAATAACCGTGGTGAATGTCAGTGCGGCGATGCCGATGATCGCCGCGAACGAGCCCCCCGAAGCAATCAGCGCCGCGATGCCGATTCCGACGGAGACGGCGTATAGCGCCGACGAAATCCAGAATCGCTTGCCGTAGTGCTTCTTCTCGGGCACCACCTGCTTCGAGGCCTGCCCAAGCGCCTCGCGCACCTCGTCGAGATGCAGGTCGATGGTCGCCATGAGCGCGGACGCCTCGCTCTCCACCTCGAGCCGGCTGCGCCACTCTCCCTGCACGTGCGAAGGCGGCCTCGCCCCGAGCTCCTCCACGCTCCGGGCCACGTCGATGCACGTCTGAAGCGCCTGATGTTCGTGCGCCAACACCTCCGTCAACTTCTCCAGAATCCGCGAAAACCGCCTGGCCGACGGCGTCAGCCGGCGGGCGTCGCTCACTGTCGTCTGATCGCCGACGAAGCCGAGCAGACCGGATGCCCGCGACGCCGATCCGCACCGCCAGAACGCATCGCACAGCCCGCCGCGCCAATAACCGGACGTCGCCTTCGCATAGCTCGTCACGAAGGTCTTCTGAAGCTTGCGCGTTGCAACGTTGCTCAGGCCGAGCCGGTCGCGGGCGTTGGCGATCTGCTCGAGTCGCGCGACGATTTCCGCCCGCCTCGCATCGATCGACCCTCCCAGCCCCTTGACCGCGCGAGGAACGTCATGGCGTCGGGGCAACACCGCCACCGCCGGCGCGTACACATAACCGAACATTGCCTGCACCTCCTCCGTGCCGGCCGCCGCCGCCCTCGACCGCGGCTTGACACTCCGTTGAATGGCACTGTCATCGTAACGAGCCACGGCGTTGGCCACTTTCGGTTTCTATCGGCGGTTACTGCGGCACCAACGCGCTTGCATGGCGAAGACCGAGCCACGGCGGCTCGCCGCCCCTTGCGCATACGATCGGCGTCGACGTCACTTTTCGCATGAGTCCTCTACGCGAAATGTGCGAATTTTTCACCATATGATATAGAATCGACGCTATACGAAACTCGGCCCTACCCCATGAAAGACGAAAGCAGTCAAGGCACGGAATCACGCACGTCCATCCAGGTGATCGAGCGCATGATGCGTTTGCTCGACGCGCTGGCAGCGCATGCGGACCCGGTCAGTCTCAAGGATCTGGCGCACGCCACCGAACTCCACCCGTCCACCGCACACCGCATCCTGAACGATATGGTGGCTTGCCGTTTCGTGGATCGTTGCGACCCGGGCACGTACCGTCTGGGCATGCGGTTGCTGGAACTCGGCAACCTGGTCAAGGCGCGCCTGTCGGTGCGCGACGCCGCGCTCACGCCGATGCGCAGCCTGCACCGCATTACCGGACAGACGGTGAACCTTTCGGTCCGTCAGGGCGACGAGATCGTCTATATCGAGCGCGCCTACAGCGAGCGCTCGGGCATGCAGGTGGTGCGTGCCATCGGCGGCCACGCGCCGTTGCACCTGACCTCGGTCGGCAAGCTGTTCCTCGCCGCCGACGAAGCGGCTCGCGTGCGGGCCTATGCCACACGCACCGGACTGTCGGGACATACGCGCAACAGCATCACCGATCTGCAGAAGCTCGAGCGCGAACTGACCCACGTTCGCAAATCGGGCTACGCGCGCGATAACGAAGAGCTCGAGCTTGGCGTGCGATGCATTGCTGCGGGAATCTACGACGACAGTGGCAAGCTCGTGGCGGGCCTCTCGCTCTCGGCGCCCGCCGACCGGCTGCAGGACGCCTGGCTGGCCAATCTGAACGAAACCGCGTTGGCGATTTCCACCTCGCTGGGTTTTCACGCCCCGCATCCGGATACCAGCGGCGCGGCAGCACCGCACACCGCCGCGGCGGAATAGCCTGGATCGCCCAGTCGCGCCAGGGCCTCCTCGGCCTTCACGGCCTTCACGACGACCGGAACGGTTTGGAAAAAACAAAAGGCGCTCCCGTGGGAGCGCCTTTTGTTTTGAACCCGAGCGTGGCAGCGGCCACGCCGCGAGCCGCTTACAGCGCGTGCTCGCTGTTGGTCGCGACCTGCGCCGTCGGCGCGGTACCGGCCGTACGCTGCGGCACCGAGCCACCCCCTTCCAGCAGCCACTTGCGGACGCGCGTTGCGTCGGCGAAGCGTGAATACTTGCCGGTCGAATCGAGCAGAATCATGATCACGGGACGGCCATCGACGTTCGCCTGCATCACGAGACATTGTCCGGCTTCGTTGATGTAACCCGTCTTCTGCAGACCGATTTCCCAACCCGGATGTCCGATCAGGTGGTTCGTGCTTACGTAGTGCAATTCACGACGACCGGTATTGACGTCGTAATTGCTGTCCGTCGAGAAACGGCGAATCATCGGGTACTGATACGCGGCCTTGACCATCTTCACGAGATCGCGGGCGCTCGACACGTTCTGGCTCGACAGTCCGGTGGGATCGTTGAAGTGCGTATCGTTCATGCCGAGCGCTTTCGCCTTGCGGTTCATCGCCGCGAGGAACGCCGGACGGCCACCCGGGAAATAGCGCGAGAGCGCCGCTGCCGCACGGTTCTCCGACGACATCAGCGCAATGTGCAGCATGTCCTCGCGCGTTAGACGCGAGCCCACCGACAGACGCGAGCCGGTGCCCTTCTCGTAGTCACGATCCTCGTCCGTCACTTCCATGACGTCCGTCATCGGGATATTGGCGTCGAGCGCGACCATTGCCGTCATCAGCTTGGAAATCGATGCGATCGGCAGCACGGCCTGCGAGTTCTTGTCGAACAGCGACTCGCCGGTGCGCTCGTCGACGACATACGCCACCGACGAACGCAGTGCCAGGGAGTCCGGTGTTTCGTGCAGGCCGAAGGCGCGGCCCGTCGACAAACGCTCCGGCGCCTGCGGTGCAAAACTCACGGTGCGGTACGACGTCACGACACGACGCTTGCCGTTCTTGTAGACGACGCGCTTGACGGCAACTCGCTTGGCCGCGGGTTCGTCGACTTCGACGGCCGCGAGCTTGCGAACCTTGCCACCGGCTTTCGCGTGTTTCGTTTCGCGAGAGACCTTGGTCGCTACAGCGGGTCTGACTTGGGATTTGGCGTTAACGGATTTCGTGGAGGCAACATTCGCGCAGGCACGCTTCTGTGCAGCCGTCTTAGCCGTCTTGGGCGAGCAGGGGCTCGTCTTACCAGCGGCATGAACGACTGCCGGTGCACCGGCGGCGAGCGAAATCGCCACGACGGCAGCACCCCAGAGGCGGGAGCGGCACAGACGCGCAAGGGCGGTGATCGCGTACATAGATTGGGGGTAGCGTAAGGTTGGCAGGCAACGAGTTTGGGAGAAGTTTAGTAACTTCCGAAAAAATAAGCAATATGAATGACTTAGCTGAAATACTTAAACTGGCATCTGGCAGTTTTGTGCAGCGCAACGCGGCGAAATGCACATCCGCCAAATTTTGCCAAATTACGCCAACCTCTCGTGAAACGTCAGTTCAGAAAATGCGCCCATTCTTCAAGGGGCGCGCGCTCGGTGACGAGGCCGTTTTCCACCGCGTTCGGGTCGGCATGGCCCATCGCCATGCCACAGACCACCATGCGGGTCTCGGGCAGACGCAGTTCCGCCGCAATGACCTGATGAAACGTGGCGAAAGCCGCTTGTGGACACGTATCGAGCCCACGCGCGCGCGCCGCGACCATCACGCTCTGCAGGAACATCCCGTAATCCAGCCAGCTTCCCTGCTCCAGATGCCGGTCGATCGTGAAGATCAGTCCGACCGGGGCGTCGAAGAAGGTGAAATTGCGGGCATGTTGTCCGTGCATGCGCGCCTTGTCGGCCCGACCGATGCCCAGCAGTCCGTACAAATCCCATCCCACCTTGCGGCGCCGCGCCTGATAGGGCTCGGTCCACTCGCGCGGGTAGTACGCGTACTCCTCCTGGTGCAACAGCCGCTGCGCCGGATCGTTGAACGCCTCGAGCAAACGCGTCGTGAGCCGCTTCAGCGCTTCACCGGTCAGAACATAGGTCTGCCACGGTTGAATGTTGCTGCCGGATGGCGCCCTCGACGCGACCGACAGAATGTCGGCCACGGTCGACGGCGGCACCGGCTTGGGCAAATAGGCGCGAATCGAACGACGGCTGCGAATCGCCTCGTCGACATATCTCACGCACAGACCCGCATCGTCGTTGACAACTTCGTTCTGCGAACTTTCCCCAGGGCGTGCGCAATCGCCGTCGGCCGTCGCCATCGGACCGGGCGAATCGACGCGAT belongs to Pandoraea pnomenusa and includes:
- the pbpG gene encoding D-alanyl-D-alanine endopeptidase, yielding MYAITALARLCRSRLWGAAVVAISLAAGAPAVVHAAGKTSPCSPKTAKTAAQKRACANVASTKSVNAKSQVRPAVATKVSRETKHAKAGGKVRKLAAVEVDEPAAKRVAVKRVVYKNGKRRVVTSYRTVSFAPQAPERLSTGRAFGLHETPDSLALRSSVAYVVDERTGESLFDKNSQAVLPIASISKLMTAMVALDANIPMTDVMEVTDEDRDYEKGTGSRLSVGSRLTREDMLHIALMSSENRAAAALSRYFPGGRPAFLAAMNRKAKALGMNDTHFNDPTGLSSQNVSSARDLVKMVKAAYQYPMIRRFSTDSNYDVNTGRRELHYVSTNHLIGHPGWEIGLQKTGYINEAGQCLVMQANVDGRPVIMILLDSTGKYSRFADATRVRKWLLEGGGSVPQRTAGTAPTAQVATNSEHAL
- a CDS encoding IclR family transcriptional regulator → MKDESSQGTESRTSIQVIERMMRLLDALAAHADPVSLKDLAHATELHPSTAHRILNDMVACRFVDRCDPGTYRLGMRLLELGNLVKARLSVRDAALTPMRSLHRITGQTVNLSVRQGDEIVYIERAYSERSGMQVVRAIGGHAPLHLTSVGKLFLAADEAARVRAYATRTGLSGHTRNSITDLQKLERELTHVRKSGYARDNEELELGVRCIAAGIYDDSGKLVAGLSLSAPADRLQDAWLANLNETALAISTSLGFHAPHPDTSGAAAPHTAAAE
- a CDS encoding PspA/IM30 family protein: MFGYVYAPAVAVLPRRHDVPRAVKGLGGSIDARRAEIVARLEQIANARDRLGLSNVATRKLQKTFVTSYAKATSGYWRGGLCDAFWRCGSASRASGLLGFVGDQTTVSDARRLTPSARRFSRILEKLTEVLAHEHQALQTCIDVARSVEELGARPPSHVQGEWRSRLEVESEASALMATIDLHLDEVREALGQASKQVVPEKKHYGKRFWISSALYAVSVGIGIAALIASGGSFAAIIGIAALTFTTVIRLQSLASIRGFDRDRAWKSIEGLLADTRHFLESEGAMMKTQMNVQATRARLERDTMVWNQLNALSADLAKATQAQQARDTFVTNRLEGLSEDFAKEALARREDDAQVRRRLDGLSADLAKETRARQESEARVSHRLDGLSTGLEKATRAQEARDKQVWHRLDALSSDLKALAGTTGERFDRVEADVNRLTVLEADVASLRTTQAEGYARLSAGQDRLERMLKVTSDQVATLMADRGYVPPRSRSAGRAGPHVPRMV
- a CDS encoding nitroreductase; amino-acid sequence: MATADGDCARPGESSQNEVVNDDAGLCVRYVDEAIRSRRSIRAYLPKPVPPSTVADILSVASRAPSGSNIQPWQTYVLTGEALKRLTTRLLEAFNDPAQRLLHQEEYAYYPREWTEPYQARRRKVGWDLYGLLGIGRADKARMHGQHARNFTFFDAPVGLIFTIDRHLEQGSWLDYGMFLQSVMVAARARGLDTCPQAAFATFHQVIAAELRLPETRMVVCGMAMGHADPNAVENGLVTERAPLEEWAHFLN